The window CCTCAGATGTAGCGGAGTTCCCCATATATAATTTTCTCTCGGTCGATGGAGTGTATGTGGAGAACATCCCCTTGTTGGAGCATATGTGTCGAGTTGCTCTAGTATCAACCCACCATTCATTTGGGTTTTCCACCAAATTTGTTTCCAAAATAACTGCAGATAAATCAAGTTGAGAAAAGTCAAATGGTACCGACCTTTCTTGAACTATGTTGGCTTGAGGATTTCCCTTCTTTGGCTTCCTACAATCCTTAGCCATGTGATTCAGTTTTCCGCAGTTATAACATGTGCCTTTGAACTTCTTCTTGTTTGGTGGTCGTTGGCCTTGTTGTGGTTGCTTCTCAAACTTCCTCTTTTTTCCTTGGAAACTCGATTCAACAATGTTCACCCTTGCTGCCATCTTACTTGCCTTGGCCTCGGTGCTCTTGTTGTCCTCTTCTATCCTCAATCTCACAATGAGATCCTCCAATCTCATCTCCTGTCTTTTGTGCTTCAAATAATTcttgaaatccttccacaatGGAGGGAGTTTCTCGATCATGGCAGCAACTTGGAAGGACTCGCTTAGACTCATTCATTCCGCATGAATCTCGTGCAAGATAAGTTGTAGTTCTTGCACTTGACTCATCACAgattttgagtccaccatcttgTAGTCCAAAAATCTCCCAACAATGAACTTCTTCAAGCCCGCATCCTCCGCCAAGTATTTCTTATCAAGCATATCCCAAAGTTCCTTGGCGGTCTTGACTTGACAATACACATTGTACAATACATTGTCAAGTCCATTGAAGATGTAGTTCTTGCATAGAAAATCACTTTGGTTCCATGCATCTAAAGCGGCCCTCATGTTGGTGTCTGTCTCGTTTTCAGCAACGGTGGGAGGATCTTCCTTCAAGAACCTTGACAAACTCAAGGTTGTGAGATAGAAGAGCATCTTTTGTTACCATCTTTTGAAATCTGCACCAGAAAACTTTTCTGGTTTCTCTCCTTGTGCAATGGTTGGATGTGGTGTTGTAGATGATGATGCCATTGAAAATCTTCTTGCAAATGATcaaaaacccaaaaattcttcttaagattgTTGTTTGGGGTATTCAAATATGTGaggaaaacaagaagaaaacaaaaataatggcttgtagaggcaagtgttgaacactttttcCTTAAGAAGgatttgccctcacaatgtgctagagtttgtggcaatcttctcccaagatacaactacaacacttgaataatgagcactcaaatgtttaagttttatcacaaggaaatgaaggaaCTCTCTCTTGTTGAAGAAAGGAAGAAGGAGATGCAAAAGGATGTAAAAtgtatgttttgattttgaataatcatgtatttaatgattttcatgtgaaaagacatgatctttcattcataTGGTGTCTCTTGACCATTGTAACTtaccacaatcatcaaacaatgccaaggaatTGAAAAAACATCAGAAAAACCAGAAGGGACACGAAAAAACGTGAAGGGGCGCGTCCAGGCGCCCCTGTGCACGCTGCTGCCGCTCGGCAGCGCCTGCCGAGCCCGCTCGACAGCTCCTGCCGAGAGCTTCTCGGCAGGCGCGCGCGCCGATCCgtgcgcatgtgcgcgcctgctacagtaaaaaaaatttttttcgATTCTCGTCCCTTtcatgttccgactactcgtttgagtttctttcaacatttgatgaactcttttcgagtttaattcagaacaaccaaacttaatattcgttcattaagttTCGTTTTtcgtttcgaatttttccaatcaaacacattgatttatttgcttaattttcattcattaagcatcaaaattttccaacagaTCTAATTCTAATATATGGGATTACGAATTTACGATGTAATTTAATATCTTTCAGgtaaaaatatgaacttttttagaaaattacacgtaaatttcgaaatattttttacttcgATCAGAAATCCCGCATGGTGATTAAAAATTGAAGACTGGAGCTTAATTGATAGTTTCATTGGCCTATTAATTTGTGGATGTGAATTTAATTAAGGGGTTTGATGATGTATATGCCGTAACGAGTTTCGGATTGATTCAGGGCTTGCAGCTTAAGAAGTACATTGATTGGTAGCGGCAATTTGAGGGAGGCTGTGAGGCTTCCACTCGGCGAGGATCTTAACGAGTGGTTGGCAGTAAATAGtaagattttgtttgtttttgatTTAGCTAGTTTTGATCGGAGTTTCATCAGATTTTGATTTGTCAATGGCTTGTATATTGGTTAGGGGAGATTCATTGTTCATGTTAAATAGGATAGATAGTGTGTAACTTCAACATGCAAACTGGTAAGTAGCAGCATCCAGAATTCCCGTCTAGGattcaatttgaatttttagattCTCTCTTTTTAACCAGGTACGAGTATAAGATGGGCCAATGGGATCACCGTAAAGAAACCTATGGAGGTTTCTGCTCTGAAATATGTCGAGTATTTAATGGATTGGATCGAAGCTCAGCTCGATGACGAGTCCATTTTCCCTCAGAAATTAGATCAGTGGTGATGGTGGCATGGTTTGTGCACCAGGGGGAAGTTAGAGGGAGACTCCCCTTATTCTCTGTATCCATAATTTCTGGCTCCACAGCTAATATCATGCAGAATTCAAACTAATCGACAGGGGAGAGCTCGCGCCACTGCAAGAGATTGTCGAATCTATCTTGCAGTGTTAGAGCATTCTTTGTCTTCTATTCATTCATTCTTTAAAATTGACAGCTCTTAACCTTTTCCATCTCAATTGCTGAAGTCGTAGCAATAGAGTGATTGGATAATTATCTTCTtgtttaaacaaataaatgtaCACAAATATGGATATCTATATTCGAGCGGTACTAAGTAAATATTTCTTGATCTTGCAAGTATTTTTTAAGAATGTTCTTGTTTTTTTAGTGCCATATGGTACATATTAAGACTAGCTATTTCAACTTTGTACTATCATCGTGATGccaaatgtgaaatattttataGATAATTTCAAATCTTATTTTGGCATTCAAACATAATTGTATGACATACTGCAAGAATATCAGTAAAATACATGTTAATATATATGCTGTTCCAATGATTTTAATTTGTTATAAAACATACTATTATGCACATAAAACAATggtttttttattacatgaggTTTTTGCAATCACCTGGATTTGAATTAAGACGAGAGTTTTAAGTCATTGCACCATAAATAGGATGACACGTAAAACAATGTTTTAGCATTGATACATGGTCAAAtctattttatatatgtatgtatatatatgtctgTAAAGTTTTTTTTCCCTCAAATACTAATGAGGtcccaaaattcaaaattgatcAGACATTGCAATCGAATGTCATTAATTAGTAGTTCGAATTTTCGAAGCAAAGCAAATAGGTTTGATTAGAGGAAAGTTGAAAGGTTGCAGGCTTGCTGCATCAACTACCTGATTACGACAAATGAAAAGGCAGGATGAGCATTTAACCCATAATCTGAATATGCTACATGCATTTGATATTTATGTTAACTGTTATTGCTAAGCAACTAAAAGCTTGAACAGGGCATTAAAAATTGAATATACCTTAAATCCCATCTTTTGATAAAGATCCTGAGCTGGTTTATTATTTCCATGAACATGCACAAACACCTGCTTCACACTACAACACAATGATCTAATTCACCATAAAAGTAgtcccaaaaaaaaatatatgataattcATTCGTTTAACAAGAATCCGCAGAGTGGTAGATAAACTTGACAATATACATAGTATTTAGCATCTACTGTTTAGCTTATTTCATGACATTGATGTTGTTTTCTGGAGAAATGATGTGGCAAAAGAAGTGACCTGGAAAACGACTACTATTGAGTTGGTGCCACTAATATGGCAAACATGCACATTGTAGTATGGATGAAATGTCACCGCATTGAGTAATTATAGGGCGCTGAAGCAGCAGAATGGGTGGAATGAGAAGTGCCTTATATTAGATGAGTATCTATAATGTCAAAAATGCTCAAATGAAAGTTCAATTCTGAGCTAGGCATTGAATAATTGATAGAGGGTGTGAAAGACATCCCAACTGGGCATTTATCGGCATCGATTTTCATGGAATGAGTGACAGTACGATCACAAGGGAAATGTGAAAGCAATGCAAACTCTCCGTGATACTTTACTTGAAGCGATTCTTGTTCCTTGTGCTTACCATGCTAAAAACTTGTTCCTTGTCCCATGCTTTTTTGCAAGGGAAATGGAAAATTGCAGCATGTTTCTTGCAATACCCTTACAACGCGCTGAATGGTTCTTTAATCTGAATGCTTTTTTGCAAGGGAAATGGAAAATTGCAGCATGTTTTTTGTTGACAAAGCCAAAAAAGGGGATCTTTAATCCTTTCCTGTTCAAAAAATGCGACCAATTTTCAGGGGGGCGAAAAGAatggttcttttttttttttcatgtgtgAACTTTGTCTGAATACAACAGTACCCCTGGAAAGAACTGCCCGTGTGACAAATATCCGTAGCTCAAGTCCAAGGTTCCAACGACACTCTTCGGTACATTACACTTCATGGTTTGATCCTCCTTGTTTGCCTGACAAAGCGAGTAATAATCAAAATTCAAGTACTGCGCCAATTGCAAAGCCCATACACTTTTAGGACAGGAGTATATATGAACAGACCATCACGATGCAATTGCATTGATCGTCAAGTTGTGCTTTGCATCTGCTTTTCAACGAATTGAACTCCTGGATAATGCAGAAGGTAAAATTTCTACAGCAAGAAGCCAAGGACTGTTAGATAGATGCTGAATAGCTAAAAGAATGACCTATTCTTCTCTACCTGTTCTGCAAATTTCCTTTTGTAATTTTCAACATATCTGCATGACAATCCAAAGTTTAAATTCAACTGCAGTGATCCAGTTCGAATCTTCCATTACATTCATTTGAAGTCATCAAATTTAAGGTAAATATTGGATATGATTTATCATGATTTGTAATCAATAAACAAGAGTTGCGACTGTCATAAAAACAGTAGGAAACATTGATAATAAGAGTTTTCGCTTGTCGGGGTCTTTGCAACTTATGTAGGCCTATCCGTCAAACCGCATACATATTTTGTGTTGTCTTTTCATATTGTTTTGTTGTTATCATGAAAAAGAGTATAGCAAGGAGGCTTACACGAGAAGTTAAAGGAAGAAGCATGAGTTTTAATGAGATGATTTATTACATAGCTCAACCACTAGAACCAAAGAACCAACGATATCCCACCATTGATAATCTCATGTATCAGTTATAAATGTGGTGTGTCCAAACTAGGGGTGCAAGTGAGTCAAAATGCTCAAACCCCAACTCGAGTTCGGCCTTGGAATCAATACTTCGAGTCGAAGTCGAACTTTAATGTCTCAGACTTGAGCACTCAAGCTTCAGTtataatacatatttcaattttaaaatatttatttactactttcaaattaagttACAAAAAGGAGGTtcgaattcaaattttaatgcaAACCGGTCATTTTCTTGGTCCTCCCAATGAGCTTCAGCACTTAGCCACCATGCTGCTGCCTAAAAAACAATATTACACAGCTTTCACTGCACATTAGCCTAGTCAGCCACATTTATCTTATGTATAGAAAATAGATATTTACCCAATATTCTTCATCAATTTGAGCTTCACGTGCCACAAACTGCCCATACTCGAATCCATCTCCTTGAATAGCTACTTGATCTGCTCTCAGCAATCTGTTGAATTTGATGTTTAAAGGACTGAATCTATCAGTTTCTAGAATGGATAGTTTATGAAGCTCTTCTGATAGTTCTTTCTCCTTGGTTGCCGGGGTAGACTTGGAACTCACCCTGTATTGTTTAAACAGATCTGCTTAGTCGTTCAACAAGAATTTCGATCTACAACCCAAAAGATGGTGTTCATCGAATCTATAGACAAAAGCAGCTTGCGAAAACCAACTCACAAGCAGAAATGGATTGAACCAACTCACATTGTCCAAGAAGATGAATTTTTTTGGCTAGATTTTCTTGAGAAATCTGGGGTTTGTAGAGTAACGGCTTTTGGAGACATGCTGGATTCAAATCCACAGACTATGGCTATGTGACTTgctcaaattcttctttcaaagaagttgttattatttttggaCTTGATACCATCTTTTTAGAAATGCTGGAGTATTGGTAATCATACCAGATGTCTATTTTGTGGCCTAGAGATCATAACTCTATATTCCATTTACAGTTGGACTAGGCCAAAACCACAGAAACTAAATGGTGTGATCCTCTCAGAAAGATATTTTCTTTTACGGAGTATGAGCTAAAAAGGCCACATAATTGGGAATCGTGGGTTGTCCACATTAGGTCCGAAACTTAGTTTGACGAAGcttgtttttttcaaaatttcctgTCCTATTCACCaccaaacaaaaatatttactgcAATCTGGATGTAGGTAAAAAAGGATACGCTTCACTTATTTACATAACATTTCCAGAATCACAACAATAGAGCCACCTGTAGAGTGACCATAAAAAGCATATAATACTTATAACACAatggtataaaaaaatatccGAAACGACTCCGGCACACACTTTCACAAACCAAAGTGAATCCTTAGTTCCCTTCGAGATCAGTTTTCATCTCTTGTCCGTACTTATTCTTCATCTTCTCATCTATCTCCTTACCTCTCAATTCAGAAATCCTTGCTGCTTCTGCCATGGATTCCTCTTGAACTCTAGCAATTCTCTGTCTTCGCTTCGTCTCCATTGCGTCTCTCTCGGCCTCTAAACCTTCGTATTCCCTAACCCAACATCTATGCATTGCACAAGTTAGTATTATGACTCCAAATTGCACCACAAACATAACCATCAGAACCCCACATTCCAGCCTCACCAAAAGCTTAGCCTCTCGGGGGTCTCTTGGAGATTTAAACATGGCAAGGCTTGACTTTTCCTTGGTATATAGTGCCAAGATCCCGAGTATTTGGCCAAGGGACGAGGCGAGGAAGAGGGAAACATGGGTTACGTAGCAAAAATGAGTGAGTTGTGAGAAGAAACCGAAGAAGGACGATAATAGCGAGATACAAGAAACGAAGATAAACGCGCAACCAAGCGAAGTTGGTGGCAACTTGAGCAAGATTATTGGGGCTAAAGAAGCTGCAGAAAGaatgaaaagaatgaaattGAAAAAAGAGAGGAGAAAATTCAGGAAAGAGCACGAGTTTCTCAACTTTGATGAAGccatttatttgataaatttgattCTGTCGATGATACAGAAAGGAGAGATTTTGAAGTTATATAGCAAGAAAATTTGCCCGTTTAAGGTAACGGCTATTTTCACGAACCAGTGCTTTTGTGTTTGAACTTTGAACGCCTTGAAATGAAGCCGACTTGTGCCTCTCGGGGTTTAAATGGCTACAGTCTGGGAGCGACCCAATTCATGACCAAACAATCGGATGAAACCCgagtttcattttatttttgaaaattttatgttttttgtcCCTTAAatggaatgttttttttttttcaatcgttttacgaaaatgataaTGTGGCATTGAAAATTGTTCACTTAACATTTAGACTTTACTGACGAGCTCTCGAGTAAAAATTAACTAAAACTAATATAAAGAAAGTGTAACAGACTAAGTAATGTAATTATAGGACCAAAATTGTAATATCTTCTAGTTTTAGAAAATTGTAATAACTTATTTGAAAGTTGGCGTCTATGTTATTAATCCAAATAGATAAAGTTGGGGAAATAATAATTTACACAAACTACGATAATTTTAACAAATTCTAATGATGATACGCTGAAGTAAGTTTATTGCTTGTGCTAACTGAATTTAAGACACAAGCAATAATACATAAGCAACATATAAGCCTCCTCAGCTGCAATTGCACGAGTGCCAGCCTTGATAGTAGTATCAGAGGAGGTAGAAACAACAGCTTCAATTGCATCACCATCATCGGGCAAACATCAATACAGAATCATAGCAATCATACTGCTTTCATTCTCAGGTCAAGCTTGTAAGTTTTGGATCTTCACTGTTCGCTATATTGAAGAAATTGGTGCCGGAACTGCTAACCTGAAGAAAAAGGACAAGAATCATCCTCATTTGGCTCACACGATAGCATAAATACATGCATACACTAAGGAATTAGAAGAGCTATGCTGTCCCTTTGGGATGGCTTGACAGTATGTGTAATTATTTATCGGGTCAGCTACCATGAGTACTAACTCATATGAAAACTGATTtctgatattgtattttaacTTGAAGGTTACAAGTTCAAAAGTCCTTGTCAAAAAAGTGGTTTCCACCAGTGAACATGCGGATCGAAAAGACTTCAAGTATGTGGCTATTAAGTGACAGCAAACTGGAATATGGAACATACTGCATTTGGAATTTAGTAATGGTGGAAAGAGGTCATTATCAATTGTAACGCATACAAGGTGCTCAGGATGCAAGAGccctctcatttttcttggaTAAAAATGTACATATTCAAAATCCCGGGTATATTTGTTCAAATAATTGCCTCTATGTGACACGATTCCAAAACACTCTGTTAAATCTTTGAAAAACTAGTGTCATTGGCAAAAGCAATACTGGATCAGATACCTGTATCTAAACAAACAGCTCCACACCCTCATGTGGCACATGCTAAACAAATATATCTAACCTTACAACATACCAGACACTTCCAAATGtctttccctttttcttttcttttcaaaataaacattaaatCAGAGAGATGACTAGTTCGTTGTTGTCTAAAAGTTGCTTACAGTTTCTTCACTGTCTTCAAacttttttgagaaaaaactAGCTGAAAACATACAAGTCTGTCATGTTCCCCCCACCATGAGTGAATATGGCCTCAATTCTGTCAAGAGATGCTTCTAAGCGACCAGACTTCATGTTGAACAACGGTTCATCAGTCCCCACACCCCTGTAGAAGACAAAGTTTGAGTATAGAGCTTTTCAAGCATGATATCTAAAAGAACTTTATCATTAAACATAAATTGCTACAGCTCAAAATCACCAGATAATACCATATAATGAATCcatttattgcatttaaagAACAACACATAACATCAGTTCCAACCAGCCAACTCCCTCTTAATTGTATCCAAATAAGAATGAGAAAACTTACCCAGTAAATTCTGGGAGAAAATAGTCAGCCCTCCAACCAAAACGAAAATCTACTCCTGGACACAAACCAAGGGATGTTTTATTTCTAATCCTTGATATACCATCTCCCCCAAAACATGTAGAGAGCTTCCATTTCCAGCCAGTTGCATGATGCAAAAAGCTATGGCCTATACCTACCTGCACAAGTTCAAAATGTTATTCAGTTATATTTGTTCATGACAATAAAGGAAAGGtacagaaaaatgaaaaaataccaGATCATCAAACCTGAAGATTCAGATATTTTGTTACAGGTATCTTCTTAGAAACAAGCTGCACATCCTGTTGCAAAGGTTCCAATATTACCTTCCACATCCGTTCAGGGGCCAACGGTTTCAAAACCAGCTTTGCATG of the Primulina huaijiensis isolate GDHJ02 chromosome 1, ASM1229523v2, whole genome shotgun sequence genome contains:
- the LOC140984524 gene encoding GCN5-related N-acetyltransferase 6, chloroplastic-like is translated as MSPKAVTLQTPDFSRKSSQKNSSSWTMVSSKSTPATKEKELSEELHKLSILETDRFSPLNIKFNRLLRADQVAIQGDGFEYGQFVAREAQIDEEYWAAAWWLSAEAHWEDQENDRYVENYKRKFAEQEFNSLKSRCKAQLDDQCNCIVMANKEDQTMKCNVPKSVVGTLDLSYGYLSHGQFFPGERIKDPLFWLCQQKTCCNFPFPLQKSIQIKEPFSAL
- the LOC140984532 gene encoding uncharacterized protein, with amino-acid sequence MASSKLRNSCSFLNFLLSFFNFILFILSAASLAPIILLKLPPTSLGCAFIFVSCISLLSSFFGFFSQLTHFCYVTHVSLFLASSLGQILGILALYTKEKSSLAMFKSPRDPREAKLLVRLECGVLMVMFVVQFGVIILTCAMHRCWVREYEGLEAERDAMETKRRQRIARVQEESMAEAARISELRGKEIDEKMKNKYGQEMKTDLEGN
- the LOC140984540 gene encoding uncharacterized protein isoform X1; the protein is MERSTNGEPPKSWEDLYNINLMPSEIFFKFRREMQGIRFGVNLELCNAPLNDYHAKLVLKPLAPERMWKVILEPLQQDVQLVSKKIPVTKYLNLQVGIGHSFLHHATGWKWKLSTCFGGDGISRIRNKTSLGLCPGVDFRFGWRADYFLPEFTGGVGTDEPLFNMKSGRLEASLDRIEAIFTHGGGNMTDLLAVPAPISSI
- the LOC140984540 gene encoding uncharacterized protein isoform X3 — protein: MERSTNGEPPKSWEDLYNINLMPSEIFFKFRREMQGIRFGVNLELCNAPLNDYHAKLVLKPLAPERMWKVILEPLQQDVQLVSKKIPVTKYLNLQVGIGHSFLHHATGWKWKLSTCFGGDGISRIRNKTSLGLCPGVDFRFGWRADYFLPEFTGGVGTDEPLFNMKSGRLEASLDRIEAIFTHG
- the LOC140984540 gene encoding uncharacterized protein isoform X2; the encoded protein is MERSTNGEPPKSWEDLYNINLMPSEIFFKFRREMQGIRFGVNLELCNAPLNDYHAKLVLKPLAPERMWKVILEPLQQDVQLVSKKIPVTKYLNLQVGIGHSFLHHATGWKWKLSTCFGGDGISRIRNKTSLGLCPGVDFRFGWRADYFLPEFTGGVGTDEPLFNMKSGRLEASLDRIEAIFTHGGGNMTDLYVFS